aaaaaggaattatTTGAATCACATCACTTAACTGTTTAATTTGCATATGGATATTTTCACACATAAGTAGAGTAGCAAAGTGGGCTTGACCCGTCAGGCCATCCCGTCAACCCGCTAAAACGGGGCATGGCGAGCCATAGATTAAGAGACTCGCAAACCAGTACAAACCGCACAATGAAATGAGTCAGTTTGTCGCAGAGCGAGTCAATCTATTGAGttcaattgtttttttaatccttGAGTAGTTTACCGCTTACCTAGTTTGAGAAATCCCTACCGAACCTAATAAATACACAGAAAATGCTGATTGTCGACGACCTTTATCACTAAAAATTGTAGATATGTTAATTTACCGACAATATCTCTAATTCAATTCTCGTCGTGCTTGTTTCTCTCGCCCAGGCCAAAGTAGCATCTCCACTTCTTATCTTTTCTAGTTCCCTCTGTTTCAACCTTCATGCGCACGCATGGCAACGTCGCCCAATTCTTCACTTTTCTAGTTTTCACCTCTAACAATCTGCACGTTTTTTTGTGGTGCCTATTCCAGTAACCCTCTCACAATTCGAATGTTTGCTTCTCGTGGATCATGTTCAAGTAACCCTCTCAAACACACGcatgacaaaatgcaagacaatgTCGTCTCGTTCTTCTCCTTTATACCCCGATGGTAATTATTACCCAACAAGGGATTCAAACGTGTGTTTAAAATTTTTTAAGGCCCAAGTCTGACCTATTGCCGGTCATAGGCTTTTTTTAATGGATCTGACCTGAACTTTTTGAAAACCTAGCCCACCCCGATAGCCCATTTAATGACCAATTTCATAATGAGACATTTACGTTTTCTAACAAACTTATATGTGAAGAAGTTGTCAAACTTAGAGGCTAACTAGTTAAATTGTACTAAAAGAAATTTTTCTATAAACCGGCTAATAGTGTTATAAGCTACTACCTCtattcctatttaactgtctagAGAgataagaaacacacatattaaggagtgaaattaattttgttgattttgagGAAAATATTATTTGCTTTCCTATTTCACCCTTTAGAATGCATTTTatatttcctcatttattgttcttgCAAGGGCATTTCttgaaaaaacatcatttaatgctctcttgaaactctaagttgATAGATATATAgaaacaaattattttcttcaaagtggacagttaataagaaATAGAGGTAGTACTAGGTAAGATTGAAAGTATATTAGATTACGTTGTGTTTTAGGGTCTGAAAGCACATTTTAAACCACTTCATATTAAGGTACTCCatccggtcctttttataagaaacactttggagatttttcttggtcctttttataagaaacactcttataaaattaagtcaaataatcaatACCAATGCAAAAAGACATATTCCCAATACAAAAATATGGAGGGAAATTGCAAGCACCCAATAGGTATgatcaacatttatggtaattagcatgattgttcttgtaaaaaggaaaaaacatcattggaattaaacatagtagttaattttataaaaattattagttttcttggtttgtgtgattttgtccaagtttttcttataaaaaggaccggagggagtatctaATTAGGTCATAAATTCATTTCTAAATCGacttatatctttttttttttgcttcatcggaaagGGAATTGACTTATATCTTTGAATCACTATATAAGTTaacttaaatatataaaaatgcaAATAagtttataatataaaaatattaaatctatAACATAACAACAATTGGTgataatatatatttatgttCACACATTTATTTAAATATGCCACTCTATTAGGCTTTTAAGACTTTTTGAATAGCATATCCTAGCTTTTTTTAAACTAAATATGCTTTTAAAAAAGTCTAGACCTTATCTATTTACTAGTTTGACATGACTTGATCTGAGTTTAAGGACGAAAATTTAGTTTACGGGCGAAAACAAATTTCTCGCTATAGTTCAGGAACCCcgaacatatttaacccattATATATTCACACatcattttttatacacttgatttccacaaatttttatttttatttatctcctcttatcatctatcacatcttatactttctctttattactttttatttttttcttatctcttCTCCTCCACATCTTTCCACATTCAGCTCATCTTTAAGGTGTGAACAAACAATTATTCCTAATCCATACActgctttaaaaaaaatgcatacatCATTCAAACACCTATATTTATCTCTATCTCTTACTACTTTTTATCATATACATtacttatttcttattttttttcctttctctccGTGGGTGGTTCAATGAACATTttccaaaaaataaaacaaaaattggtGCGTAGTGAGCAAGTTTGTGATTCTTTTAACTTTTCAGTGCCAAAGTGCAACCGTTTGATTTCACGTTGTAATTGTATtttaacaaacaaacaaaccccAAATTTCATAGACCCACCACCCCTTGCATTGCAATTGCATGAGTAACACCCACCCTTTTcaactctctctctcactctcggTAACCATTTCCTTCCATCAATCTCGTTTTCTCATTCACGTTGATTCGCCTTATTCTTATTCTACATTGCAATTTGCATGCTTCCAATTTCAATTTGGTACTGATCTTTCTATCTGGTTTCTCTTTGTTTTCAATTTCTTGTTGGGTGGTGATTTTCTGATAGGAATTTTTCTGAAGTTGACAGGTTACTGTGTGAAGGGAAAAACATGGGAAGGCTATTCTTGATCAACCTTGAAGGAAGCTTCTACAGCTGCAAGCACTGCCTCACTCATTTTGCTCTTGCTGATGATATCATTTCCAAGGTTCTCCACCTGCTCCCTTTTTTATTTCTTGGTGCCTCAATGTACAACTTTCTTTAACTGTGATTCtggattttcttctttctggGTAATTGTTTGATTTATAAGTTTGTTTTTTATGCCCCTGTTGGTCAATGGTCATGAATCATGGTGAGAGTGATGATGTAATTGAAGATAGGATCAAAGGAAAATATTAAGATATATTAATATATCACCTGTTGGGTTTAAGAGTAGCTGCATTTGTGTGAAATAGATTGGAATCCCCTGCTGTTTCAGAATAAGTGCAGGGTTTGCAGTTCTCAATCTACCTTTAAGAATTGATtaacttcaattttaaaatgtttattattttatgatATAAACCAAAGGTTAAAATTCATGGAGTTGTGACTTAGGACTGTACATGTTCCTAGTCTGTGTGACACATTTTCAACACTAACACTCACAGTGGCATAGGAGAAAGGGTCAGGTATTGATTTTTCAACTGTGGAAGGATCTGCTGTTTGGACTGATTATGTGTGTCTTGGACAGCTATAAAgtatcattaatttttttttggtgtggTGGGTATTAGTTTGTAATTGTAACAATGTCAGGATAGGGTTATTTTTTCTCGGAGCAAATGATCATGTTTCTAAGTGAGAAATGTTCTTGTATAGATGGTTCTCCTAATTCATTGAGGTTGGTCCATCATGACTTGGTAAAAAAGTGAGCTAACCCAACTTGACTTACTTTTTGATGTCACCAAATAGCCAGCTTTGCTTAAACCACCCATGGTAGGCATGTTCAACAGGTTGGCTTACTCATATTAACAAATATTAATAATCTTATAAAtgccaaaaaaaaagaagaaagtgtCATTAAAAAGATAAACATGTAGAAGAAATATAGCTAATAAGAAATTTAGTACCTAAAAAAATTGGGATTGACTCTACAAAACTTAGGTGGAATCTACTTAACCCATGTCTCAAGTGAAGAAACTCACTTGTAACTTGGAAAAATGagtcaatttttaaaaactcaaCCCACCTTTGAACTAGGTGGAGCTGGGTTGCTCATAAACCTGAACCTAGATTGACACCTCGGTTGATACCAGTCATGTCAAGATATGTATGAAATGAACAAACTTGAGGATGATCTGCTAGAAATACTTATATCATATTGACTATATATCTCAATAGAATTCTTAAGTGTTGTGATCTTTTGGTATAATTTCCTAATTTGACTTTTCTTTCATATTTGAATGGCCAGCTAAATTGTAAAAATCCTTTTCTAATTCAACATGCGTGATATCAGATACTTATCTAAACTATGGCTTCTATGTCGGTCGACGGTCAATGTATTCAAATTTCATGAATCATGAATTTATTGGACAGAATCTTTTGATTTATCTGCATATGAAATGGTAAAGGATGTCCTCTCATGAAACCATTGAGCATTAAAATTAAAGCATTCTCTGCCCTGATTATGGCACCTACTTTCTCAAAGTTTATCCTTATGTAATTTGTTGTTAAATGAGTTGAGAAATTATCAGAAAGATCAGAATTGCTGCTGGTTCACCTTACCTTTGTTGCCTATATGCATCTGAATCATTATTTGTacaatgccttttgcaaactacATGCATCAGTAAAAATTGGAACCTGCTGATAATCTAACCCTGCTTTTTCTCTTAGTCTTTCCTTTGCAGGCATGGGAAGGCTTATCTTTTTGATAAAGTGTACGTGTCATTTCACTTTCTTTGTACCAATTACCTTGACCCTTAATAGTGCCAATGTAGAATCTTTGAAACTGCTATGTATGTAGAATCTTTGATATTGCTGTGTCAAAATTTAGCTTTAAACATcggaagagaaaaagaaattgtGCCAAAATATAACCATCTCAGTATGTTACTAGTTATGTATGATGAGACCCAGTTGTGTTTCCCGTGCTTTACTGCAATGAAGTTTCTTTTTCTATACAAAGTAAAAGATTAACTTTGTACTGAAGTTTCAACATCTGTGAAAGAAACTAATGCTTTTATGCTTGCTGTATCTTGGATACACTAATAGTGCAATTGATATAGGATGGAATCTCGATATTCATATAAGACTTGGTTTCGTAATAGTGCTTCAAATAACATATCTGTTAATCCTTGTTATGACAGTGTGAATGTCACCGCTGGCGAGAGAGAAGCACGGTTGATGCTCACAGGAATGCACATTGTTGTTGACATATTCTGTGCTGCATGTGGGTCCCTTGTTGGATGGAAATATGTAAGGACCACTATTTAAAAATGATGGTTTGTGATTTTTACCAATCTAGATGCTGCTGGCATTTGGAACATCTTTGTttctaatatattttatttttatttcattttaggaGGCTGCTCAGGAGATGACTCAGAAGTACAAAGAAGGAAAGTTTATTCTTGAAAGGTGACCATCTATATATGATGAGGAATGCTTTGTAGGCTTGTAGCTTTTGAGTATTTAACTTGGGTAGCAGTGGGGATAGGAGGAGGAAGCATTCACCAATCCATATTTTGCtgacatgtgctttattattgAGTAGGTTTAAGGTGTTGGGACCTGATGGCAGCTTCTACTTGGCAGCTCAGGAAGCTCTTGCGGGTGATGAAACTGATGCTGATGATGCTTGATTTTCTTATTTCAGGACCATATAATTTTGAATTGTACATTCTTTATGCTTCATGTTAAAATCTGCTATCTCAGT
This is a stretch of genomic DNA from Lotus japonicus ecotype B-129 chromosome 1, LjGifu_v1.2. It encodes these proteins:
- the LOC130734199 gene encoding protein yippee-like At3g11230 isoform X3; this encodes MGRLFLINLEGSFYSCKHCLTHFALADDIISKSFLCRHGKAYLFDKVVNVTAGEREARLMLTGMHIVVDIFCAACGSLVGWKYEAAQEMTQKYKEGKFILERFKVLGPDGSFYLAAQEALAGDETDADDA
- the LOC130734199 gene encoding protein yippee-like At3g11230 isoform X2, coding for MLPISIWLLCEGKNMGRLFLINLEGSFYSCKHCLTHFALADDIISKSFLCRHGKAYLFDKVVNVTAGEREARLMLTGMHIVVDIFCAACGSLVGWKYEAAQEMTQKYKEGKFILERFKVLGPDGSFYLAAQEALAGDETDADDA
- the LOC130734199 gene encoding protein yippee-like At3g11230 isoform X1 translates to MSNTHPFQLSLSLSVTISFHQSRFLIHVDSPYSYSTLQFACFQFQFVDRLLCEGKNMGRLFLINLEGSFYSCKHCLTHFALADDIISKSFLCRHGKAYLFDKVVNVTAGEREARLMLTGMHIVVDIFCAACGSLVGWKYEAAQEMTQKYKEGKFILERFKVLGPDGSFYLAAQEALAGDETDADDA